The Alteromonas macleodii ATCC 27126 genome segment GTGCAGATGGACTACCGTCGTTATTAACACAGGAAGGACAGACGCTTATTGAACTGAAACTATTGGAGTCAAAAGCAAAGGTAATTGTATTGGATAACCTTACATCCCTTCTACCTGATTGTGACTCTGCTGATACAGTAGCTATGAAAGCATTTTTACAATGGTTAAAGAATCTCAGATACGCCGGATACACTGTTATTACGATTAATCATATGACTAAATCGGGAGCACGTTGTGGCAGTGTTGTACTTGATACATACAATGACATGACAATTGACCTAACAGCTGAGGTAAGAAACAAGGAAAAAACAGGTAATACACGTTTTACGTTTGCCAAATCCAGGCATTTGTCAGCGAGTCAGAAGAGAGACTTCATATATAGATATGATGATGACGAGTCTGGGCAAACCTTCACGCTTGTCTGACTTTCAGACAAGCTAAAATATCTCTCATTGAAAATGAGAAACAAATCGCGTTAGCAAGAAATAACGAAGTTGATTTCGTAGCGATAGCCGATTGAAAATCGTAAAGCGCATCGTAGTGACAGTAAGGATACGGAGCATCGTGATTGCGGGGCCTTCTCACCCCGCATTCTTCCCGCAATCACGATGCTCCGCATCCGTAAGGCGGGTGCGATGCGCTGCTTTGGAATGGTTTTGCTAAAAGCAAAAGTGCAGCGAGAGGCTACATGTAGCTGGTAGCAAGCAATTTCGAAGCACTATACGAAGTAGATTTAGCAAGCAGTAGTGCTTGCTCACCTCGCTGTGATTACCTGTTGGTAATCCATCTCCTTTAAACAAATTAAGGGATTTCGCTTTCCACTTCGCTACTTATTGTTGTCAATAAGGAGAGATGATCATGAGCGTAGCGAGATTTGAAAGAGGAATTCTGAAGAGGTACATCCAATCGACCTCCACCAAAGATAGGCATAAAGCAAAGTTACTCAGCTTACTAGACTGGATATGGCGTTGGGGATTCACGAGCACGGCTGTATTGGAAGAATTATGGCAATTAGATCGTTCAACAATAAACAGAATGATTCGCAGGTATATCAACGAAGAAATGGTTACCGAAGTTGCCACTTTCAGCTGTAGAGATAAAAGACTTTTTCTGCTTAAGCCTGAAGGTTTGAGACTTTTACAGAGATATCATGATGAAACCCTCAATTATTCCGTGAAGCCTTCTACGCTTAATTTCAAAACAATCACCCACGACTTAATGTGTCAAGCAATAGTTGCGAGAGGCTGCGCAGAAGGGCGATATCAGTTCTATGTCACGGAATCAGAACAAGCGAAGGAATACCTTAAGAAAACTAGACGATGCGATGCAATAGCTTTTGAAATCGAATCTGGCGAACTTGTAGGAATTGAAGTTGAAGCGTCAGCAAAAACAATACCGCACAGAAAAGACTGTCTGATAGCAACTCGGCGCATGATAGAAGACGAAAATAGGTTTAATCGAGTCCTTTACTATTCTCATAAACGAAAACACTTAAAAGATGCTGAAAGGGTGCATCAGAAACTTTTCGACAAGCCAGAAAACGGTCTAGATGCCGAATGGTTTAACGCTCATTTGAAACTTGTATATTCTCGTGAATATATCGATATGCTCTATCACAAGTTCTGGTGTCATTGAGCATTTTATATTGTTTATCTGAAAAAGCTTGATTATAAGAGGATGCTGATGGTTTAAGTACCAGATGTTTTTGAAGTAATCACTCTTTCAACTCTGACGTGTTTGCTATTGGTCATTAGCGCTTATTAGAGAGATAGGTGCCCGATGACGGCGTTACACACGCAGCAGAAGAGCAGTAATATAAGGAGAATCAAAACCTATTTTCAGATGTGCGCAGCTTAGCTTGGTTTTGCATTTAGTCTACTTGGTGAGGCAGCATAAAAAATCGATTTGTATTAGCTGTCTAAAACATTCTTTTGTTTCAATATTCAGGGAAACTCCAAACTGAGTGTTTTCGTCCGAAGCGCTTTTAGGCTCAGTGTCTTAAGGGAATCGCCTTCTTTGACTTTCAGTAATTGGAGCGATCTGGCACTATGAGAAAAAATGAAAATATTTTCGGTAGAAAAGCGCGTTTAGCGTGCTATCAAGTTGTTAAGTAGAGCAATTGGTAAATATGAGCGATAAAGATTTACTTGCTGAAGAAGGTGTTTATTCAGTCGGAAGAGTATTCCAAAAGGAACTAAAGTGGATCTTTCGAGACCAACCAAAGGCAGACCATGGAATAGATGCGCATGTAGAGGTTTGTAACAATGGAACTCCAAGCGGTCAGTTAGTAGCTGTTCAAATTAAATCAGGAGAAAGTTTTTTTAAGGAATATTGTGAAGAGGGCTTTATATTCAGATTCGGTGATTGGCATCACAAATATTGGTTAGGCCACTGTCTCCCTGTAATTATTGTTTTATATAATCCTGTTGATGATCTTATATTTTGGCAGAAGGTTAACGATGAAACCATCAAATCTACAGGAAAGAATTGGAAAGTAACAATTCCTTATGAAAACTTGCTTAAACACAACTCTGGTATTGATATTTCTCAGGCATCAGTTTTTACTACTGGTGGTTATGAAAAAATTGATCAGTTCTCTTATTTTAGAGATGTGGAGATTGTCCACGCAGAAAAGGTAATTGCACCTTTGATGAACTGTATAAGAAATACTAAAGATGAAATATTAGTCTGTGCTCCATACATAGATTCTGACTTTTTAAGCATACTTAATGTTTTGTCCTTCAGCGCGAAAGTTAAACTTGTAACGAGCGCTGGATTACAAGAGCACGTTGAAAGCACTATTCGATATCACGACAGCAACAGCAAAAATTTTAGTATCAAAATAAATAGTCACGTTCACGACAGGTTTGTCGTGATCGATAAAAAATTCTCCTTTATGTCATCTAGAAATTTCACCCAAGTATTTGATAGGAAGAGCCAAAATATGGAGCTAATCTTTCCAGCAACGGATGAAAAAACGGTTAATCAATATGTAACTATATTCAATATGCTTTGGGAAGAAAGCGCAG includes the following:
- a CDS encoding DUF4365 domain-containing protein, with translation MSDKDLLAEEGVYSVGRVFQKELKWIFRDQPKADHGIDAHVEVCNNGTPSGQLVAVQIKSGESFFKEYCEEGFIFRFGDWHHKYWLGHCLPVIIVLYNPVDDLIFWQKVNDETIKSTGKNWKVTIPYENLLKHNSGIDISQASVFTTGGYEKIDQFSYFRDVEIVHAEKVIAPLMNCIRNTKDEILVCAPYIDSDFLSILNVLSFSAKVKLVTSAGLQEHVESTIRYHDSNSKNFSIKINSHVHDRFVVIDKKFSFMSSRNFTQVFDRKSQNMELIFPATDEKTVNQYVTIFNMLWEESAAILDG